Within Vicia villosa cultivar HV-30 ecotype Madison, WI linkage group LG1, Vvil1.0, whole genome shotgun sequence, the genomic segment GATCTGTCAATAGTATCACTACTTAGAAACTCCTTCTCATCACCTATGAAAAGAATTTATCTTTAATAAATATTAGTAGTAAATGAAAATTTTTATAAGTAAATAATGTATAAAGTATAGTAACCTGGAAGAAGATTTGTAATGTAATCATTAATTTCATCGACGATCTCTATAGTTGAAGCTAGGATTGCTCGACTTTGGAGGAATTCTGGATTTGTGAAGTTTTCAAGTAGGTTTGGATAAGTACTTGTTACAATTTTCTCAATTGGATCCACAAAATCCTTTAATAGAAATTTTGGTGGAATAGTTATTtcagcataaccatcatttggttTTGAAATTTTCCCATCTCCCACATCTAAAATCCATTTAGAAAAACTCTCAATCTCTGCAGCATTGTTTGAATATGATCCCGACACCAAGCGCATGTTTTTTGTGAGTGTTAAAACCTTGCAATGTTCCCAAAATATATGACGCATTTATTGTAGAATGAACAATATCAGAACGGGTACCTCTAGGcacaacaagtagaatttgtCTGAAATCACCACCAAATACAACAATTTTGCCTCCAAATATTTGCTCACAAGGCTTTTCTGCATTACCCATAATATCTTTCAAGCATTTGTCAAGGGCCTCAAAACAACACTTGTTAGCCATTGGGGCCTCATCCCAAATAATCAACTTAGTTAATTTCAACAAACCGGCAAGGTCATCTTTCTTCTCAATGTTGCAAGTAGATTTTTCAATGCATGGGACAGGAATTTTGAATCTTGAACGTGCAGTTCTACCACCTGGTAGAAGTAGGCTTGCTATACCACTTGACGCGACATTCAATACAATATCGCGATTAGACCGTAAAGGTTTAGGGTATTCCACATAAATGTTTTTCCAGTACCACCATaaccatacaaaaaaaaaaagacaccaCCATTATTTTCTTGAACGGCTTGCATGATTTCATTAAAAATAAGCATCACTTCATctttgttaaaaaataaaatagagtgtTAGTAATGTCGAAACTTAAAAGTGTAAAATATTAATCGTTATAGTAATGTAAATTCAATTATAGTGAAATATAGTAATGTATATTCTTACACCATTTCTTACACTACACCGTATTTCATTGTTCATTTATAAGGTGAACagtgaaatattataataataaaatataattttaataaaatataattttttattattttttattattttttagattaaTGGGTATTGATATATAATTGTgtgattaaccaacttcataacttaattaaccaatattttacatttcattaaccaattttattttactactaaAAGTTATTTTTAACATCTAatctttattaaccaacttcattattttattaaccaaacttttacatttcattaaccaactttattttacgtCTAAAAATTATTTGTAACATCTCAGagttcattaaccaacttcataacttaATTAACCAACGTATtacatttcattaaccaactttattttactattaaaatttatttttaatacttaagtgtttattaaccaacttcatcaattcattaaccaattttttaCATGTTATTAACCAACTTTGACTTACACTGTTTATACACTATTCATGGGCACTGTTTGTAACACTATTCACGCACTGTTTATGGTATTGTTCACTGTATTTATGAACAGTACTTACAGTGTAGCGTATGCTTGAGTGTATAAATAACAttgctgtaaaaaaaaaaacctgaATGAGTGCCAAATCTTTCGTTAAGTTGCCGTAAAGCTCTTTATCTTTCCATTAAGCATTTCTCTTaagaaattattaaatttaaaaatacgaTTGTGCTTGATGTctcaatttgaaaattttaagaatttgctatcataattttttatttattttttctattaattaatattatatttttttatttaaaaattatgttcaaagttgaaaaatcaaataataaaaagctGGAAGTCTAATTTTAAACTATGAAAGACAACACATAAATGTAATTGGAAGGGGCTAAAATCATTTGGACGGTCCAGTAAACTGAATACTAATggtgaaaacaaaaacaaaaaaactggTATCCAATTTTGTAATACTTTTTATGTTACTATTAAATTTAGTATGACATTAATTAATAACGTATCGTAGTCATTTGAAGAAAACAAACAtgttttaatttgaaaattaaaaaacactACTACCACTGTCCTaaattaacaaactaaaaaaGTCAAATTAATTAACTCATTCTAATTTTCAATCCAAGGGTTTTTGTACTGTACATAATAATTAATACAATTGGTATccctttaatttattatttttttactttttatttaatcttatatTCACCAGTGCAATATATTTTTAAGGTGAACAACATGGTACGTTTGAGTTTGGTAGTTATAAAAATTACAATAAGTGACAATCAGGGCCATCAGAGAGTTTCAGACTTGTTGTTATTAGAGCAATGTCACACAAGgattataagaaattatgtatCTCTGTGATTTCTAGATGAATCTAATGTCTCCTCTAAATCACATggttgaggtatttatagaagtCTAATGAGCATGAATTCTTGGACTTTAGGGATGATGATTATGATCCCCTTAGGAGCGTGAAAcctttatttttcttattcttgGGAGACCAAGTGTTGGATGAGCCAATTATTGAAGAACAGATTGAAGAACCAATGACTATGTaggaaaataagagaaaaaagaaaatcaaagaggaaaaaTAAGAGGAAGAcgttgatgaagaagaatggaagcaTGAGAGGTAGAGCATGATATAACAGTTGAAAAGGAGGCGTGCAATTCGTTCTAGAGCCGATCATTCGAGAAAAGAAAACTCATCCCAAAGTAGAGGAAAATGACAAGGCAGGGGCGATTTTATAGCCCAGCGAGTCCAGGCACGcacccgggctcaacccctactttctttgtatttttcccaatttaatagtcgatttttagacgaAACCAgggacaaaattaataaaaataagggtGGGAAAACTAAAATAGATAAATACCCAATGTTCTAGGCAGGCCCAACCCAACTAATTATTTATGAATTATAAcagaaattaaaaaagaaactaaTCGTGGTACAGTATTATAGAACGGCTGCCTCCTCTCTTTATCTCTGACGGTTCGTATTTCATCTCTCCCCTCTTTGTCACTTTCAAGATAGCGCCTGGAAGCAGGTAACAACTTAtcttaatttttcttcttcaattttgGAGTTAAGGTATATTGTATAGGATTGttctatattattataatattatacacTTTATTATATGAGGTTCCTTTGCTATTATATACAGGAAGCCAATTAAGAAACATGAAAcaatacattattattattatattacatATATTATAGGTTCACGATAGGTTCAAATTAGATTcatatataggtataaaacttcAAATACTGTGTACTGCATATAGGTAATGTAATATAAGTTTAACTTATTAAAAAAGGTACCGTCATATTTTgataaaaaggttcaaattattattattttgggtTCAAATTTATATAGGTACTGTACTATCATATTTTGGAGTTGTTTTAAAGAATATAAAAATGTTAagtttttaaatttatgttttgttTATACTTTAATTTGCCTCTATTTTGataaatttaatttatgttttgCTTTGTATTCAATAAATCAATTTCTtcttctatttaatttcaattttgttcaatgaattaatttaatttcaacAAATCAATCAGATACGATTTTTACTTTCAATTTAGTTTTATAGTTTCTTTTTCTGAATCATTAAATTTCAGAGACGAGGAGGTTTTTGGTTCCTAGAACAAGTATTGAGAAAGTGAATGTTAAGCAACCGAAAGCCGAAGTAGAAGAAACACCCCCTAATGTGGCCAATGAGTTTaatccaaatgagattgtgcgtgaTTCAAGATGTAGGAAACAAATTCACGAGTATGCTCTGAATATTCAAGACCAAGTGAGGAGGGCATATATATTGAAGGGTCCAACGCAACCAGATTTAGCAAGATTTCCTCGTACTCAATTTGGAAAGTATTCAAGAGCATTTTTTAAAGCATGGTATAAGAATTATATATGGATTGAATACAGTGAGTTGAAAGATGCAACTTATTGTTTCTATTGCTTTCTCTTTAAGCCGTCCGGGAGGGCCGAACACTTTGGTTATGAAGTCTTCAACAAAGACGTATATAAGGATTGGAAGCATGCATCTAAAGGCTTTAAAGATCATATTGGTAGTCATGATAGTAAGCACAACTCATGTATGAAGCACTATGACgattataataatcaaagacaAAGTGTGACAAGTATCTTTGCTAGAGCAACTAGGGAATTAGAAGAATTGTATAAGATCCGTTTGACTTGTTCTTTAGATTGTACTAGATATCTCATAGCACAAGGAATTTCTTTTCGTGACCATGATGAAAGTTTTACTTCTCTAAACAAGGGAAACTTTAGATAGATGGTGGATTGGATAAAATCTAATGATGAAAAAGTGAGAGATGCTTTTGATCGTGCTCCAAAAAATTGTACAATGACTTCCGGTGACATTCAAAAGGAGCTTGTAATGTGTTGTGCACATGAATTTACCAAGGTGATTATGGAACAGTTTGGTGATAGACAATTCTATGTGCTTATTAATGAGTCACGTGATATATCTGTCAAAGAACAAATGGCAGTGATGTTGAGGTTAGTACAATGAGTTTGTTATGAAACTACTACAATTATTAACTTAAACTTGTTAATTTCATTCAAATTtagattaataaatttaaatttttatttatatttctaggTTCTTGAACGACAAAGGGAAAGTTGTGGAACGATTTATTGCTCTACATCATGTCAAATATACTACATTTGAGGCCCTAAAAGATGCTCTTTATGGTATTCTCGATCATCGCACGTTATCTATTTCAAGGATATGATGGGGCTTCAAATATGAGAGGTGGATTTAATGGTTTACAAAGAAAGATTCTAGATGAAAACCCTTATGCTTTCTATGTCCAATGTTATGCTCACCGTTTACAATTGGTGGTTCTGTTCGTTGCTAGTACGTAGTTGCTCATTTATTCATGATTTCTTTGAGTACATCTCCTTGATTGTAACCACAACAAGCGCATCTTGTAAGAGAAAGGATGCTTTGAAGGAGGCACAACACCAAGATATTTTGAATAGAATTGAGAGTGGTGAGATATCTGAAGGAAAGTTCTTGGACCATATTATACAACCTTGATTCGTTTGGATTAGATGTGGTCCTCCGTTAGAGGTGCTTagtttgttgatgaagatggacgtggaccatctcaagcagcgggtttgatagaaaaaatggagagctttaaatttgctttcattttgaagtttatgttaaagttgtttggtatcacaaatgaactttcaaaaatcttgcaaacaaaagatcttAATATTGTGCTTGCTATGGAATTAGTTGATGATGTTAAAGCTCGGTTGGCtacattgagagagagagagagggagtgaTTGGGATGATTTATTTAATGATGTCCAAGAATTTTGTTTTGCTCAAAGTATTCCGGTGCCAAATATGGATGAAGAAATACCGGTTCGGGGTCGTTCAAGAAGAGAAGGGGGACAGTCACTAATCTTCACCATTACCGTGCAGAGATTTTTTATGTTGCTATTGACAAAATATGTGTGGAGATGGATCACCGGTTTAGTGAAGGAAATAACGTTGTGCTAGATTGCTTTTCATGTCTTAACCCCAAGAACTCCttttccaagtttgatgttgataagcTTGCTCGTCTTGCTAATATTTACCATGCAGACTTTTCTGATGATGACCGTGGAACAATAAGGGAGCAACTTGAGATTTATGTACATCAAGTGAAAAGGCATGCTTCCTTTACTTcttgtgaagatgttcaaagtttggctatgaagatggttcaaactgagaaacaTTTGGTATTTCCATTGGTCTACAAGCTCATTGAGTTGGCTTTGATATTGCTGGTGTCAACAATTTCCGTTGAAAGAGCTTTTacagcaatgaagattatcaagtctaatttgCGTAACAAGATCAATGAaaagattatcaagtctaattaTGGCGTTAGTGTTACCATATCTTATCATAATAACACCAATATTAACTCTGTAATTATTTAGTTGGTGTTTCCTCCAGATAATTTACGAGCAACAACTACTCGCAGCGACATATTCTTCCCAGGCTGTGGATAACGCTATACTTCTTATTTCTTGCCATGCCATGAGACAAGCGAGTTGTTGGGTTAGTGACACATATCATTGATACTTTTCCGATCTAATTTGCACCCAACAAAATCAGGGTCAGAGTACCCAACTGAGACACAATTCGCCCCTTTGAAGTACCATAAACCTATTTCGTATGTGCCAATGAAATATCTCATAATGCGTTTTACCGCACAGAGATGTGATTTTTccgaaaatacttaaaaatgtccACACAAACACTCATCAAACATAATATAAAAAAGAGATGCAACTGAAACATCAAACATAATATAAGGAAAATATGCAACTGaaagataaaaagaaataaagttgCATAAAGTTTGAACAATTAATTATCCACCAAAAACATTGGGAATATGTAAGCAAGTTGTGGTGTTGGCCCATTGAGATCAAGCTTTGGGTAtgatcaaatgaagcatttcatGCTTTTATTGTCACTTTAATCCATTCTTTCCATTCTTTCACTCTCAAGAATTATGATGAAAATGATAAGACAACTGCATTCCTAGAGAACAAAGGGCCTGGACCTATGGCAGATTTAGGGTCCACGAAATCAGCCCTTTGAATGGAGGAGTACAAGCTTTGGGACCAATTTGGTTCTGGCCACTCAATGAGTGTTGCATTTTCAATCATGGTAATCAATCTACTGGGCAGAATTTTGAATAAAATTCTTACTTTATTTCAATTCAATTGTAATGCAATCAAGACAAGTCCTTTTCTTCCTTCCCAAGTCCCAACTAGTGGTCCATTTTCTTGGACACCATAACTTACAAAACTAACACTTAGAAGGCCCTATATTGCATGTGGATAAGTAGAGAATTTCAAGTGCTAATGCACCTATTAGTTGAGATGTactaaagaaaaaattatttagcATTCTTTAATTTAATAAACCATTGATTTATTTCTCAAAATTGGAATATGAGTGTTTTTGTTTAATATTCAATGCTAAAACCTAATTTCGTATGATTCATTTTTTAGAGGTGATTTGAAAGTCTCCcttacaaatttatttattttttttatttgcccAATAACTATAGAATCATACACTCGTGTGTttggtttatgaaagaaatcgtGAAGGGAAAAGTATGTAAGAGAATGTGtgtaaagaaagaagaaaaatgataGATTTAAGGTATTAgagaaatttaaaaaagaaaaacatttttttaaatgacaatgaaaatctttaattaaaaaaaattaagcatataatattttatttttctctttacgCATTCTTTCTTACATATTTCTCTCTTAACAACTTACTTCCGGAGTCAAACACACCCTTAATATTTCTCAAGTGATAaactcaaatattttattttttataattgaaaattttaagagtttaaaatatagtatttgaaattttataaaataaaataaatttgtgaAACTAAAGAACATCATAAATCTAATTTTTATCAAAATAACTCTTTAAATTGTATATATCAAAATTACTTAATAGATATCCATTGTCTTGAATAATCTCTCTTCTCAATGTTTTAAAAGTCGGACTAGTCATTAAATTAGTAAGGATATTCGGTCATTAGTTTTATTGGTTAAATTACTGGATCACTTGTCGAACTGCATGACAAAACCAAATTAAATCAGATAACTCACATGCATAAATTGGTCTATATagcaaaattatatttttattaaattgatcAAATTGGATTACTCGGTCTCTAAAAATTATTATGAcactttaaaaatttcaaaatattataatttcacAAGTTTATtccttaaattcaaattttaaacgtCATCACACATAACAATACAAGAtacaaatccaaataaaatattattttgaagtTGCATGTCCCTAATACATTTAGGGGGAGAACCTCAATACAGTTTTGTTGTTTGTCTTATCgctttcattttatttatgtttgtttATTGAGTCTCCTTCATGATTACACATCTCTGAATCAAGTTTTAAACTTATTCATTTTTAACATGCATAATTCAATTGGTTGTATTTGAGTTTGATCATGATGTTTTTAGTTAATTGGTTAAGTTAATGGAACAAGAACCATATGTGTTGCTGATTCAAGTTAGGTTGAAAGGAAAatctcaaaatattttgaaaatcatGAAAAACTGAGATTTTGTGTGCATGACTCGAATCATGTACATATTCTGACTCGAATAAAATTGAAAAGGGggaatcaaatttttttcaaactctatGACTCGAATAACAGTTTTAACTTGATTCGAATCAGGCAACTGTGTGACTCGAACCACAAGTTGcacttgattcaaatcaaataaatttgGTCAATCTCTGCCTCATTTAATTCAAATCACACTTTATACCTAACTCGAATCACactatttttcactttttttgtttGGCTCTCTCCAAATTGACTCGAATTAAACTTTATACGTGGCTCGAATCATAAGCCTTCATTACTCAAATCGTGCTTATAAGGTGACTCGAATCACATGAAAATGAACCAATTTCTTTATGAGATCTTATTTCACTATACTTGCTCATTAGACTCAAAATATGTAATGTTCTTGACTCGAATCTAACTAACTTTTTCCATAAATTTTTATGCTAAATCTCAAGCACATATAAATTCATTTTGTCATCTCTTTATCAAAAAGGTAATTTCATAATCTACATTATGATTTCGTGAAATCAACACCCtcacatttttttaaaactaaaaaactcTTGCAAACATAAATTCTTTCGTCTGCAACCTCTAGTTTGATTTTAGATCTGATTATGCAGAGTTGTAATTATTGAGGGAGACGTGTCTTGAAACTAACCATTCTTGAAAGTTTGGTaaagattttcaaaaagcttgcaagattgaggTTGTTGTCATTGGAATTGACAAATTCCAGTGAAAATAATGAGGTTCTTCTCTCCAACTAACCTTGGTATTGACTGTGTGAAAGGCTACAGACAAGGTAGATTTCTTCTCAATCTTCGGACAGTTCACTGCTCAAGAAATCAGTGGGATCAATGGGTGA encodes:
- the LOC131624266 gene encoding uncharacterized protein LOC131624266: MLQVDFSMHGTGILNLERAVLPPGRSRLAIPLDATFNTISRLDRKETRRFLVPRTSIEKVNVKQPKAEVEETPPNVANEFNPNEIVRDSRCRKQIHEYALNIQDQVRRAYILKGPTQPDLARFPRTQFGKYSRAFFKAWYKNYIWIEYSELKDATYCFYCFLFKPSGRAEHFGYEVFNKDVYKDWKHASKGFKDHIGSHDSKHNSCMKHYDDYNNQRQSVTSIFARATRELEELYKIRLTCSLDCTRYLIAQGISFRDHDESFTSLNKGNFR